In the Deltaproteobacteria bacterium genome, CGGGGGGACTTTCCTATCCCGGGATGGGTGCCACCGGCCTGGGCTATCGCATTGCCGAGCAGTTCGGGCTGGCGGTCGTCAAGCCGAGACCCGCCCTGGTGCCGCTACTGTTCAATGATGAAGATGCAAAACACTTTCAGGGGCTGCAGGGGATCACTCTTGACGTTGAGGTACGTTGCAGGAAAAAACGGTTCCGGGACAGTCTCCTCTTTACCCACCAAGGGTTGAGCGGCCCGGCGATACTACGGATCTCGTCCTTCCGATACCCGAACGATCCCCTGACGATCGATCTGTTACCGGATTTCAATCTTGCGGCCTACCTTAAACAACAGAAAAGCCTCCGGCCTGAATCCCAGATCAAAACCCTTCTCGCGGGTCGTCTCCCGGGCCGGCTGGCACAGCGATTGTGCGACCTCCGGGTCCGAAAGGGCCCCCTCGGAGAGATCCCGGACAAGGAACTACAAAAAATCGACCGGCTTTTTCATCACTGGGAATGGGTCCCGGCAGGGACGGCGGGGTACAACCGTGCGGAAGTCACCCTGGGCGGCGTCGATACGGAGGCGCTCTCCTCGAAAACGATGGAGGCAAAAGAGGTGAAAGGGTTATATTTCGTCGGAGAGGTGGTC is a window encoding:
- a CDS encoding NAD(P)/FAD-dependent oxidoreductase, which produces MADIFSHPDVIIIGAGASGLMCAIEAGNRGRRVLCLDHGNTIAKKVLVSGGGNCNFTNREISPDHYESQNRHFCKSALARYGQYNFLSLLDKHGISYHEKDSGRLFCNHSSKAIVKMLLDECRKAGVVIRTECAIQKIWKDKAFYIETGCGDFLSESLVVATGGLSYPGMGATGLGYRIAEQFGLAVVKPRPALVPLLFNDEDAKHFQGLQGITLDVEVRCRKKRFRDSLLFTHQGLSGPAILRISSFRYPNDPLTIDLLPDFNLAAYLKQQKSLRPESQIKTLLAGRLPGRLAQRLCDLRVRKGPLGEIPDKELQKIDRLFHHWEWVPAGTAGYNRAEVTLGGVDTEALSSKTMEAKEVKGLYFVGEVVDITGDLGGYNLQWAWSSGYCAGQYV